In Microvenator marinus, one genomic interval encodes:
- a CDS encoding AAA family ATPase, whose protein sequence is MKKEFYVYVAQTKKGLYEVSMPWVPSLAEPLRGPSAAQLKEELMFRLIELAHTSLPPFLLDRLIPPVAPYLNNIYVEIERQIEPDRPPVSLTAVIHVVAGSWGEEEEKRLWIPKAPQETLVLPTLDDLYATVNQWVRDYADEHMLDSLEPLQSMHHAYLDTITVDIGYPSLLDDEREGPPEKLSGRLTRPETLEQVATNLSHRAEDSTLSAAYGREKLVDELVDVFTSKRPMNVCLVGPSGVGKTAIVHEAARRAWAMNTAYQERKDIWQSAGDRIIAGMSIIGQWEMRTEAMCRELKERKDVLFVESLIGMLHAGKTTHGDSNVARFIEPYLEQDHFGIVTEATEETWTLARSMAPGFVDHFRRIQVPELGYKETLGVLSEFIRDIEAHHQVRYTADAMESVLHLSRRFFQNDAYPGKAVRLIKQCQYEALRYVNEFDWEYQTEVRVDTDLVARVVQRQTGLPLTILEPGKGRAPDEIRRQFESRVFGQPEAIEAVSALVATIEQGLSDPRKPLGSFLFIGPSGVGKTETAKAIATDLFGSVERMIRFDMSEFSSSMGISRLIGTSRDPDGELTTKVRLQPFCVLLFDEIEKAHPMVIDLLLQVLGDGRLTDAAGRNVDFRNAVIILTSNLGAGTEERWMGFSDTSTSDRRLHYLRAAETFFRPEIFNRIDTIIAYRPLDAEALRRIARRTLQGLLERRGLRQAQVMVDVDQALIDYLATRSVDKRYGARTLAHRIERTLITPLAEKLISQPVSQDVTRVVISPSDDGVQMDFIHLNKAPRPSEKVALAPAPKELAGVVTSLEKLQTKLLNTLKDARFSEISAQYETILDAINNEAKQGSVSAQLADQLTSREHVINQIERIEERLQGLHDPKNPGEFSVPTHSEETKSRLQGLSKMLRELEEASIWADVQLESLANSESGVTLVFQGLSGPAGEIMSKWHRWVEVIQEKFELNGSFAYLDRSTWQTSRPRDLARAHGFAFSSTAPGARAIAHSIGGFTWCPRPASIGHHALLHVGTTDEAHVSSEALRDALKANGTPHIGEDFIEFVESEGHLEDVRTGLRVPIPEDRGQNLNTFMTQILVPRLYLQDKNAHQVGGKD, encoded by the coding sequence GTGAAGAAGGAGTTTTACGTCTACGTGGCACAGACGAAGAAGGGACTTTATGAGGTATCCATGCCCTGGGTTCCTTCACTCGCGGAACCCCTGCGCGGCCCAAGTGCAGCACAACTCAAAGAAGAGTTAATGTTCCGACTCATCGAGCTTGCGCACACCTCATTGCCGCCGTTCTTGTTGGACAGGCTAATTCCACCGGTAGCACCGTATCTGAACAATATCTACGTCGAGATAGAGCGCCAGATCGAGCCTGACCGCCCACCCGTGTCTTTGACGGCCGTGATTCACGTGGTTGCCGGGTCTTGGGGTGAGGAGGAAGAGAAGCGCCTTTGGATCCCAAAAGCGCCGCAAGAGACCTTGGTTCTTCCAACCTTGGACGACTTGTACGCCACGGTAAATCAGTGGGTTCGCGACTACGCAGACGAACATATGCTGGACTCGCTCGAGCCCTTGCAGTCCATGCACCACGCGTATTTGGACACGATCACGGTCGATATTGGGTATCCGTCGCTTTTGGATGATGAGCGCGAAGGTCCGCCCGAGAAGCTCAGCGGTAGACTGACGAGGCCGGAAACTCTGGAACAGGTGGCCACCAATCTCTCCCATCGAGCCGAGGACTCGACCTTGAGCGCGGCGTACGGCCGTGAAAAGCTCGTCGACGAATTGGTAGATGTGTTCACGAGCAAACGCCCGATGAACGTGTGTCTGGTGGGTCCGTCGGGCGTTGGCAAGACGGCGATTGTGCACGAGGCAGCGCGGCGCGCCTGGGCCATGAACACGGCCTACCAAGAGCGCAAAGATATCTGGCAGAGTGCGGGGGACCGAATCATCGCCGGCATGAGCATCATCGGCCAGTGGGAGATGCGCACCGAGGCCATGTGCCGCGAGCTCAAAGAGCGAAAAGACGTGCTCTTTGTGGAGAGCCTTATCGGCATGCTTCATGCCGGAAAGACCACGCATGGTGACTCGAACGTGGCGAGGTTTATCGAGCCCTATCTGGAGCAAGACCATTTTGGAATCGTGACGGAGGCTACCGAAGAGACGTGGACTCTGGCGCGAAGCATGGCCCCTGGATTCGTGGACCATTTCAGGCGCATTCAAGTACCCGAGCTAGGCTACAAGGAAACTCTGGGCGTTTTGAGTGAGTTCATTCGAGACATCGAAGCGCATCACCAAGTTCGGTACACCGCTGATGCGATGGAGAGTGTGCTTCACCTCTCACGGCGATTCTTCCAGAACGATGCCTATCCAGGAAAGGCTGTTCGTTTGATCAAGCAATGCCAGTACGAGGCCCTACGCTACGTCAACGAATTCGACTGGGAATACCAGACCGAAGTGCGTGTGGACACGGACCTCGTTGCGCGCGTGGTTCAACGTCAAACAGGCCTTCCACTCACGATTTTGGAGCCTGGAAAAGGACGTGCTCCGGATGAAATCCGCAGGCAGTTTGAGTCCAGGGTTTTTGGTCAGCCAGAGGCTATCGAGGCCGTGTCTGCGCTAGTTGCCACGATTGAACAGGGGCTAAGCGACCCACGAAAACCACTCGGCTCGTTCTTGTTCATCGGTCCAAGTGGCGTTGGAAAGACGGAGACAGCCAAAGCGATAGCCACCGATTTGTTTGGGTCGGTCGAGCGTATGATTCGCTTCGATATGTCCGAGTTTTCTTCATCGATGGGTATTTCTCGACTCATCGGAACCTCACGAGATCCGGACGGAGAGTTGACCACGAAGGTAAGGCTTCAGCCGTTTTGCGTCTTGCTCTTTGACGAGATCGAGAAGGCGCATCCGATGGTCATCGACCTGCTTTTGCAGGTTCTCGGCGACGGACGTTTGACGGACGCAGCGGGGCGAAACGTAGACTTTCGAAATGCCGTGATCATCCTGACTTCGAACCTCGGCGCGGGTACCGAAGAGCGTTGGATGGGCTTTAGCGACACGAGCACGTCGGACCGAAGACTCCACTATTTGCGAGCTGCCGAGACCTTTTTCAGACCGGAAATTTTCAACCGTATCGACACTATTATCGCGTATCGGCCGCTTGATGCTGAGGCGCTCAGGCGAATCGCAAGACGCACGCTCCAAGGGCTTTTGGAGAGACGTGGACTTCGTCAGGCGCAGGTCATGGTGGACGTCGATCAGGCGTTGATCGACTACCTCGCCACGCGTTCGGTGGACAAACGGTACGGGGCGCGCACATTGGCGCACCGCATCGAGCGTACGCTTATCACGCCGCTCGCCGAAAAGTTGATTTCTCAGCCGGTGAGCCAAGATGTGACGCGAGTGGTCATCAGCCCTTCGGACGATGGAGTTCAGATGGATTTCATCCATTTGAACAAAGCTCCAAGGCCATCGGAGAAGGTTGCGCTCGCGCCGGCACCGAAGGAGCTCGCGGGTGTTGTAACGAGTCTGGAGAAGCTGCAAACGAAGCTACTCAACACGCTCAAAGACGCGCGTTTCAGCGAGATTTCGGCGCAGTACGAAACCATCCTCGACGCCATCAACAACGAAGCCAAACAAGGCAGCGTTTCGGCCCAACTCGCCGACCAGCTCACATCTCGCGAGCATGTAATCAACCAGATTGAACGGATCGAAGAGCGGCTACAGGGCCTGCACGACCCTAAAAATCCGGGTGAATTCTCGGTCCCGACCCATAGCGAGGAGACAAAATCGCGCCTCCAAGGTCTAAGCAAGATGCTGCGCGAGCTCGAAGAGGCGAGCATCTGGGCTGACGTTCAGCTAGAGAGCCTTGCGAATAGCGAGTCTGGGGTCACGCTCGTGTTTCAGGGGCTGAGCGGTCCTGCGGGCGAAATCATGAGTAAGTGGCACCGTTGGGTTGAGGTCATTCAGGAGAAGTTCGAACTCAACGGCTCATTTGCGTACCTCGACCGTTCCACGTGGCAAACCTCGCGCCCCCGAGACCTCGCACGTGCGCACGGCTTCGCCTTCAGCTCCACCGCTCCGGGCGCACGGGCAATTGCCCATTCGATCGGCGGTTTCACGTGGTGCCCAAGGCCCGCCTCAATCGGCCACCACGCGCTTTTGCATGTCGGGACGACCGATGAAGCGCATGTGAGCAGCGAAGCCCTTAGAGACGCTCTCAAGGCCAATGGCACGCCTCATATCGGTGAGGACTTTATCGAGTTCGTCGAGTCGGAAGGCCATCTCGAGGATGTCAGAACAGGCCTTCGTGTGCCTATTCCTGAGGACCGCGGGCAGAATCTGAACACGTTTATGACTCAGATTTTGGTGCCGAGATTGTACCTTCAAGACAAAAACGCGCATCAAGTTGGCGGTAAAGATTAG
- a CDS encoding class I fructose-bisphosphate aldolase yields the protein MSDLSKIVEILGPQADLLEYASNTIPKENLHIPGPDSVDRLYAPTDRSPKVLRSIQTLLGSGRLADTGYLSILPVDQGIEHSAGASFAPNPMYFDPENIVKLAIEGGCNAVASTFGVLGSVARKYAHKIPFVVKINHNEFLSYPNNYDQIMFGTIDQAWEMGAVAVGATIYFGSEESNRQITEVANAFAYAHELGMATILWCYTRNPGFKTGGVDYHTAADLSAQANHLGVTIHADIIKQKLPTNNGGYNAIKNPDGSTFGKTHKKVYSELSSDHPIDLTRYQVANCYMGRFGLISSGGAAGDNDLQDAVATAVINKRAGGMGLILGRKAFQRPFADGVELLNAVQDVYLCDGVTVA from the coding sequence ATGAGCGACCTCTCAAAGATCGTTGAGATTCTTGGACCTCAGGCAGACCTGCTTGAATACGCCTCGAACACTATTCCGAAAGAGAATTTGCACATTCCTGGGCCAGATTCCGTGGACCGGCTTTACGCTCCAACCGACCGCAGCCCAAAAGTCCTTCGAAGCATTCAAACCCTTCTCGGCTCCGGCCGACTCGCCGATACGGGCTACCTTTCGATCCTTCCAGTAGACCAAGGGATTGAACACTCGGCAGGTGCCTCATTCGCACCAAACCCCATGTACTTTGACCCCGAAAATATCGTGAAGCTTGCCATCGAAGGCGGCTGCAATGCTGTTGCATCGACGTTTGGGGTGCTTGGGTCTGTGGCTCGAAAATATGCACATAAGATTCCATTTGTTGTGAAGATCAATCACAACGAGTTTTTATCTTATCCGAATAATTATGACCAAATTATGTTCGGCACCATCGACCAGGCTTGGGAGATGGGCGCGGTAGCAGTGGGAGCTACGATCTACTTCGGATCTGAAGAGTCGAATCGCCAGATTACAGAAGTGGCAAACGCCTTTGCTTACGCGCATGAACTCGGCATGGCCACCATTCTTTGGTGCTACACACGTAATCCGGGCTTCAAGACGGGTGGCGTGGATTATCATACGGCTGCAGACCTTTCGGCCCAAGCAAACCACCTTGGCGTGACCATTCACGCAGATATCATCAAGCAAAAACTTCCGACCAATAATGGTGGCTACAACGCCATTAAGAACCCGGACGGAAGCACGTTTGGAAAGACCCATAAGAAAGTCTACTCTGAGCTCAGCTCCGACCACCCGATCGACCTGACGCGCTACCAAGTGGCAAATTGCTATATGGGGCGCTTCGGTCTGATCTCCAGTGGCGGCGCCGCCGGAGACAACGATTTGCAAGATGCCGTAGCGACCGCCGTGATCAACAAGCGTGCTGGTGGTATGGGACTCATCCTCGGCAGAAAAGCTTTCCAA
- a CDS encoding sigma-54-dependent transcriptional regulator, translating into MAASKDDGRLKILVIDDEESIRHMLSMLLKKEGYAVRVVEDGQEGLKELIANAYDLVICDVRMPKMGGLELLAELRTRGIKTTMIVMSAFGNREVAIKAIKAGAYDYIDKPFQKDEILLTLAKAEERLHLRRENAILKNLQPDESFEGIVGKSDAMDRVFDVVRKVAPFDSTVLIQGESGSGKELVARAIHMLSNRSDKAWIPVNCGAIPENLLESELFGHVKGAFTDAHADKNGLFIQAHKGTIFLDEIGELPLNLQVKLLRVLQEGQVRRVGDSQPTNINVRVIAASLRDLKSDVETGRFREDLYYRLNVIQVKVPSLRERKEDVPLLVEHFLKVQNQRLGTHVKGLSPEAMKMMMNYGWPGNVRELQNCIERGVVLATGDQIDVSLLPERIRESQDAVQTLFKSDDFSIKRLSAALERVLIQRALEETGGNRTNAAKLLEISHRALLYKIKDYGLEDL; encoded by the coding sequence ATGGCGGCGAGCAAGGATGACGGACGTTTGAAGATCCTGGTGATCGATGATGAAGAGAGCATTCGCCATATGCTCTCCATGCTTCTCAAAAAAGAGGGATACGCAGTTCGTGTTGTGGAGGATGGTCAGGAAGGTCTCAAAGAGTTGATCGCCAACGCGTACGACCTTGTGATCTGTGACGTTAGAATGCCAAAAATGGGTGGACTTGAACTCTTGGCCGAGCTCCGCACGAGAGGCATCAAAACCACCATGATCGTGATGAGCGCGTTTGGTAATCGCGAGGTCGCCATCAAAGCCATTAAGGCCGGCGCCTATGATTATATCGACAAGCCTTTTCAGAAAGACGAGATCCTCCTGACGCTGGCAAAGGCTGAGGAGCGGCTTCACCTTCGCCGCGAGAACGCGATCCTCAAGAATCTTCAGCCCGACGAGTCTTTCGAGGGGATCGTTGGGAAAAGTGACGCGATGGATCGGGTGTTCGACGTGGTCCGCAAGGTGGCCCCCTTCGATTCCACTGTGCTCATCCAGGGTGAGTCTGGAAGCGGCAAAGAGCTTGTCGCGCGGGCCATACACATGCTTTCAAACCGAAGCGACAAGGCGTGGATTCCGGTGAACTGCGGTGCGATTCCAGAGAACCTGCTAGAGTCCGAGCTCTTTGGTCACGTCAAGGGAGCGTTCACAGACGCTCATGCTGATAAGAACGGTCTCTTCATCCAGGCCCACAAGGGCACCATCTTTTTGGACGAGATCGGTGAGCTCCCATTGAATCTTCAGGTTAAATTGCTGCGGGTCCTCCAAGAGGGTCAAGTCCGGCGCGTGGGCGATTCTCAACCCACGAACATCAATGTCCGAGTCATCGCCGCGAGCCTTAGGGACCTCAAATCTGACGTGGAAACGGGACGGTTTAGGGAGGACCTTTATTACCGACTCAACGTCATTCAGGTCAAAGTACCGAGCCTTCGAGAACGCAAGGAAGATGTCCCACTTCTGGTGGAACACTTCCTCAAGGTTCAGAACCAACGCCTTGGAACACACGTGAAAGGGCTAAGTCCCGAGGCCATGAAGATGATGATGAATTATGGCTGGCCCGGGAACGTCCGAGAATTACAGAACTGCATTGAGCGAGGCGTCGTTTTGGCCACCGGAGATCAAATCGATGTGTCGCTTCTTCCGGAACGGATTCGCGAGTCTCAAGATGCCGTACAAACCCTCTTCAAATCAGATGATTTTTCGATCAAAAGGCTTAGTGCTGCTCTCGAGCGCGTGCTTATCCAACGGGCCCTCGAAGAGACAGGCGGCAATCGTACCAACGCGGCTAAACTCCTCGAAATCTCTCACAGGGCACTACTCTACAAAATCAAAGATTACGGGCTAGAGGACCTATGA
- a CDS encoding branched-chain amino acid transaminase codes for MAISADKIWFDGELIPFADAKVHVLTHTLHYGLGAFEGIRCYKRADGRPAIFRLKEHIRRLFDSCHICLMEIPFSQEEIERACIETVKANGFGDCYLRPVVFLGDGEMGLGARTNKVRVSVIAWEWGTYLGEEGLQNGIRAKVSSFARNHVNTMMAKGKINGHYVNSILAKREVMLQGYQEAIMLDTEGYVSEASGENIFLIRDGEIITTPIGGSILGGITRDTIVQLAKDRDLNVKEMRFTRDMLYVADEVFVVGTAAEVTPIREIDNRTIGDGTPGPLTKDLQKAYFDHVRGSATTHAEWLTFVD; via the coding sequence ATGGCGATTTCAGCAGACAAGATCTGGTTCGATGGGGAGCTAATCCCGTTTGCGGACGCCAAGGTTCATGTGTTGACGCATACGTTGCACTACGGGCTGGGCGCGTTCGAAGGTATTCGGTGTTATAAACGGGCAGATGGGCGCCCCGCGATTTTTAGACTCAAAGAGCATATCCGAAGGCTTTTTGATTCGTGCCACATCTGCTTGATGGAAATTCCATTCTCGCAGGAAGAAATCGAGCGCGCATGTATCGAAACCGTCAAAGCCAATGGGTTCGGCGATTGTTATTTGAGACCCGTGGTCTTCCTAGGTGACGGCGAAATGGGACTCGGAGCTCGTACTAACAAAGTCCGCGTCAGCGTGATCGCGTGGGAATGGGGCACGTATCTTGGCGAAGAAGGACTCCAAAATGGCATCCGTGCCAAGGTCTCAAGCTTCGCCAGGAATCACGTCAACACGATGATGGCTAAAGGCAAAATCAACGGTCATTACGTCAACTCTATTCTCGCCAAGCGTGAGGTCATGCTCCAGGGCTACCAGGAAGCGATTATGCTCGACACCGAGGGCTATGTCTCCGAGGCATCCGGCGAGAATATCTTCCTGATCCGTGACGGCGAGATTATCACCACACCGATCGGTGGCTCGATTTTGGGCGGCATCACCCGCGACACCATTGTGCAGCTTGCGAAAGACCGCGATCTGAACGTCAAAGAGATGCGTTTTACCCGCGACATGCTCTACGTCGCTGACGAAGTTTTTGTGGTCGGTACAGCCGCGGAAGTCACGCCAATACGCGAGATCGACAACCGAACCATTGGTGATGGCACTCCGGGGCCCTTGACCAAAGACCTCCAAAAAGCGTATTTCGACCACGTTCGTGGATCAGCGACCACTCATGCTGAGTGGCTCACTTTTGTAGATTGA
- a CDS encoding AAA family ATPase — protein sequence MKLVVPIALREYPHADEALEGDDLYIAQTVSDPIISSCGPGPKEAIEEMRRVLSDFLSRVHPRYFWATHDLERPWIIRAQYPLFRASMFDWQTGYNPQLKEYEVESALDVMVTPRPGGFLQISLPSIGLATLVQPEPEEMADFEEFEGEVSLDSRPALKEVLDEFATDLKENHQLTQLHRPRPLDISIVDVEVEFEPLDLTRIDPDELWSDAFAKESIASDDPDEITTPTLDSVAQNYSQLGLFECFERDDVRREVKALLLAKESQPVVIIGAPRVGKTALIRHLAWDLFSDEKGGAMWFCDPPRLVANDPMSAGWQQQVRDIVAELEATKDVLYLGRLIEALDAGKYMGSDYNLAQFLKPTLVDRRIRVIAEASIEEWTEIERRDVGFARCFTTLRLEELPAMANHSVIAKASAREAKALGITLEASAIERARHLQFRFSTEGSPAGRTIDFLKRTLKHAANRYKTTVGVDDIIASFCADTGLPSLLVDDRRELDIDQVVARLMTRVKGQDEAVKRVADVIGITKTGLASEDRPLSSFLFVGPTGVGKTELARALAEFLFGNHERMIRLDMSEYSHADAYTRLIGEGREDGDLTGPVRRQPFCVVLLDEIEKAHPGVFDVLLQVLGEARLTDVKGRVTRFQNVIFIMTSNLGVDSLRPAIGFEQNESQDNYARHFRREAERFFRPEFLARIDQFIAFRALTQPVVEAIASRELESIHQRDGLRAQDVDLTFSDELPGWLAERGFDSKYGARPLKRVIESEVVWSVAEALAANPAETGMSRAVDVSVKANRVKALVRMVSGDATVASARQQLLSQIDEISDLRRKVQRHMLSHIFLDREWEVEHFDLSSQSRTFWSDPHAPSLSQRAETARKVVIPVQNVAAELAALEDLATEAFHARTFVISKDLTERLDELRDRVSRIGLSLLRAAEDDPDRALLFLISKQHDDPWRARLIEWYNKRAKTKGWEVSLWQPLADWHEMPRPKDQEWDIEREFWEEVPKNPRGLVIGLEITGYAARPLHMAENGLHRQIAVEGNHVCDVVALGPYDGWPFPDTFTQARANAQVVRSFNFRTSEITMPNSEPIKLVADNPWPLMEETVESLVWPMVEDDWGEA from the coding sequence ATGAAACTTGTAGTTCCCATCGCCCTGCGCGAATACCCACACGCCGACGAAGCCCTCGAAGGCGACGATCTCTACATTGCGCAAACGGTATCCGACCCCATCATTTCTTCTTGCGGGCCGGGCCCGAAAGAGGCAATCGAGGAGATGCGGCGCGTTCTCTCGGACTTCTTGAGCCGGGTTCACCCGCGTTATTTCTGGGCTACACACGACCTCGAGCGCCCCTGGATCATCCGCGCACAATACCCGCTTTTTCGGGCTTCGATGTTCGATTGGCAGACAGGCTATAACCCACAGCTCAAAGAGTACGAGGTCGAGTCGGCGCTTGATGTGATGGTCACACCGCGTCCAGGTGGATTTCTGCAGATCAGTCTCCCGTCGATCGGCCTCGCCACTCTGGTACAACCTGAGCCGGAGGAAATGGCGGATTTTGAGGAGTTTGAGGGCGAGGTGTCGCTGGATTCGCGCCCGGCACTCAAAGAAGTCCTGGACGAGTTCGCGACCGACCTCAAAGAAAACCATCAGCTCACGCAACTGCATAGGCCTCGGCCTCTCGACATCTCGATTGTAGACGTCGAGGTGGAGTTCGAGCCGCTGGACCTAACGCGAATTGACCCCGACGAACTGTGGTCTGACGCATTCGCCAAAGAGTCCATTGCGTCAGATGACCCGGATGAAATCACCACCCCGACGCTTGATAGTGTGGCCCAAAACTACAGCCAGCTTGGGCTCTTTGAGTGTTTTGAGCGCGACGACGTGCGGCGCGAAGTTAAGGCACTACTGCTCGCCAAAGAGTCACAGCCGGTCGTGATCATCGGCGCGCCCCGCGTAGGGAAAACCGCGTTGATCCGCCACCTCGCCTGGGACCTCTTCTCCGATGAGAAAGGCGGAGCGATGTGGTTCTGTGACCCTCCGCGATTGGTGGCCAATGACCCTATGTCAGCGGGCTGGCAACAGCAGGTCAGGGATATCGTGGCCGAACTCGAGGCCACCAAAGACGTCCTATACCTCGGCCGACTGATCGAGGCGCTCGATGCCGGAAAGTACATGGGTAGCGACTACAACCTGGCGCAGTTCTTAAAGCCCACGTTGGTCGACCGCCGAATACGGGTCATCGCCGAGGCGAGCATTGAGGAGTGGACCGAGATCGAGCGGCGTGATGTGGGTTTTGCGCGATGTTTCACGACCCTTCGCCTCGAAGAGCTCCCGGCGATGGCGAATCATAGCGTGATCGCCAAAGCATCGGCGCGCGAAGCCAAGGCTTTGGGCATCACTCTTGAAGCTTCAGCCATTGAACGAGCCCGTCACCTCCAGTTTCGTTTTTCGACCGAAGGCAGCCCTGCCGGGCGCACCATCGACTTTCTCAAACGCACCTTGAAGCACGCAGCAAACCGCTACAAAACTACGGTTGGCGTGGACGATATCATCGCGTCTTTCTGCGCCGACACAGGGCTTCCAAGCCTTCTCGTCGACGACCGACGTGAGCTCGATATTGACCAAGTCGTGGCGCGTTTGATGACGCGCGTGAAGGGTCAAGATGAGGCCGTCAAACGAGTCGCCGATGTCATTGGCATCACCAAAACCGGGCTCGCCAGCGAAGACCGCCCTTTGAGCTCGTTCTTGTTCGTCGGCCCAACCGGAGTCGGCAAGACCGAGCTCGCGCGGGCCCTCGCGGAGTTCCTATTCGGAAATCACGAACGCATGATCCGCCTCGACATGAGTGAGTACAGTCATGCCGATGCGTACACCCGACTTATCGGCGAGGGCCGCGAAGATGGTGATCTCACGGGTCCTGTGCGGCGCCAACCGTTCTGCGTCGTGCTCCTCGATGAGATTGAAAAGGCTCACCCAGGTGTCTTTGACGTGCTGCTCCAGGTCCTCGGAGAGGCGCGCCTGACCGACGTCAAGGGCCGCGTGACGCGTTTTCAGAACGTGATTTTCATCATGACTTCGAACCTTGGGGTGGACTCATTGAGGCCAGCGATTGGCTTTGAACAAAATGAGAGTCAGGACAATTATGCTCGGCACTTTCGGCGCGAAGCTGAGCGGTTTTTCCGGCCTGAGTTCCTGGCGAGGATCGACCAATTCATCGCGTTTAGGGCGCTGACTCAGCCGGTCGTTGAGGCGATCGCGAGCCGAGAGCTCGAGTCCATTCACCAACGCGACGGACTTCGCGCCCAGGACGTAGATCTGACATTCTCAGACGAGCTACCGGGATGGCTGGCCGAACGGGGTTTCGATTCGAAATACGGTGCACGCCCTTTGAAACGTGTGATCGAGAGTGAAGTGGTCTGGTCAGTTGCCGAGGCGCTGGCGGCCAACCCCGCTGAGACCGGCATGTCACGTGCCGTAGATGTTTCCGTGAAAGCCAATCGCGTCAAGGCTCTTGTACGCATGGTTTCGGGGGATGCCACGGTTGCGAGTGCACGGCAGCAGCTCCTCTCACAGATCGATGAAATCTCGGATCTGAGACGTAAAGTGCAACGGCATATGCTTTCGCATATTTTCCTCGACCGCGAATGGGAGGTCGAACATTTTGACCTCTCGTCACAGTCGAGAACGTTCTGGAGTGATCCGCACGCACCGAGCCTGAGCCAGCGCGCCGAGACAGCACGAAAGGTCGTAATCCCTGTGCAGAACGTTGCCGCCGAGCTAGCCGCGCTCGAGGACCTTGCGACCGAGGCCTTCCACGCTCGTACCTTCGTGATTTCTAAGGACCTGACGGAGCGCCTGGACGAACTGAGGGACCGGGTCTCAAGGATTGGGCTTTCGCTTTTGCGTGCCGCCGAGGATGACCCCGACCGCGCCCTACTCTTCCTGATTTCGAAGCAGCATGATGACCCATGGAGAGCACGGCTCATCGAATGGTACAACAAGCGCGCGAAGACGAAGGGCTGGGAGGTTTCGCTCTGGCAACCGCTAGCGGATTGGCACGAAATGCCGAGACCCAAGGACCAAGAATGGGATATCGAAAGAGAATTCTGGGAAGAAGTACCGAAGAATCCTAGAGGCCTTGTGATCGGGCTTGAGATCACGGGTTATGCAGCGCGTCCGCTCCATATGGCCGAGAACGGATTACACCGGCAAATTGCCGTCGAGGGCAATCACGTTTGCGACGTGGTGGCGCTCGGGCCTTATGATGGTTGGCCTTTCCCGGACACGTTTACTCAGGCCCGTGCAAACGCTCAGGTCGTACGCTCGTTTAACTTCCGTACGTCCGAGATCACGATGCCGAATTCAGAGCCTATCAAGCTGGTTGCGGACAACCCGTGGCCTTTGATGGAAGAGACAGTCGAGAGCTTAGTCTGGCCGATGGTTGAAGACGATTGGGGTGAAGCGTGA